The window CCTGGGCCTGGTCAACAGCGCGCTGCGCCTCGGCCGCGCGGACAGCACCTCCGCCAAGATCGCCGGGCTGCAGGCCCGCGTGGCGCAGGGCTGACCCGCCGCGGTTGTCGAACCCGTTACCGCCGTCAGACCCGGGAGGCCACCGCGAACACCCGGCGGAACGCCAGGGCTGTGCCGTGGGCGCGCTCCGGGTAGGCCGCCCGCAGGGCGGCGCCGAACTCCTCCTCGAACTGGGCGCGCAACGCCGGGTCCTTGGCCTCCAGCGTCTGGAGCGTGGGCTGCGCGCCGGTCGCCGAGATCCAGCGCAGCACCGGGTCTGGCCCCTGCAGCACGTGCGTGTAGGTGGTCTCCCAGGTGTCGACCGTCCAGCCCGGGCGGGCCAGGAGGTCCAGGTACTCGGCGGGGTCGGCGGTGGCTCGTGGTTCGACCGGCCCGACGACGTCGGCGTACGGCGGGCGGGCAGCGACCTCCCGCAGCAGCCTGTGCGACGGCGCGTCATGGTTGCCCGGCACCTGGAACGCGAAGGTCTGCGCGGCCCGGTCCGCGAGCGTCGTCAGGAGCTCGCGGTGCCCGGGCACCCACTGGAGCGCGGCGTTGCTGATCACGAGGTCGGCGGTGTGGTCGTCGGTGCTGAGGTCGGCCAGCACGTAGTCGGTGGCCGGGTCGGCCGCGCGCGCCCGCTCGATCATCGCGGGGGATGCGTCCACCCCCGTCACCCGGGCCTCGGGCCAGCGCGCGCGGAGCACGGCGGTGAGGTGGCCCGGGCCGCAGCCCAGATCAACGACGGTCGCGGGCGACCCGGGCACCCGGGCGACGAGCTCAGTGAACGGCCGCGACCGCTCGTCGGTGTACTGCAGGTATGCGCCGGGGTTCCAGTCGGCCATCACAACTCCTCGTCATCGAGTATCTTGATATCAAGATACCTCACTGCGCGAGAGGACAGCGCTCAGGCCTGCGCGTCCCGCCAGGCGACCCAGTCCTTGGTGAGGGACAGGTCGAGGTCGGGCACGTCGAGGCCGAGCGTGAAGAGTGTGGCGCCCGCGGCCACCAGCGGCTCGGCGAGCTCGGCGGGTGAGCCGTGCCGCACCTCGGTCGAGCGCTCGACCAGGGTCTTGGTGTCGCGGCCGACGGCGGCCCCGTGCTCGTCGAGGATCCCGGACTTGCGGACCAGGACCTGCGCGTCGGAGAACGAGTGCCAGATGTCGGCGTGCTCCGCCACGAGGCGCAGCGTCTTCTTCTCGCCGCCACCGCCGATCAGGATCGGGATGTCGCGGGTCGGCGCCGGGTTGCCCGCCGCGAGCCGGGCGCGGATCCGCGGCAGCGCCTCGCCGAAGGTGGCGATCCGGGAGCCGGCGGTGCCGAATTCGTAGCCGAACTCGGTGTAGTCCCGCTCCTTCCAGCCGGCACCGAGGCCGAGGATCAGGCGTCCGCCCGAGATGTGGTCCACGGTGCGCGCCATGTCGGCCAGCAGGTCCGGGTTGCGGTATCCCGCACCCGTGACCAGTGCGCCGATCTCGACCCGTTCGGTCTGCTCGGCCCAGGCGCCGAGCATGGTCCAGCACTCGAAGTGCTTGCCGTCAGGGTCCCCGTTGAGCGGGAAGAAGTGGTCCCAGTTGAAGACGATATCGACGCCGGCGTCCTCGCAACGCAGCACGGCGTCGCGAATCTGGCCGTACTCGGCGTGCTGCTGGTGGAGCTGGACGGCTATCCGGACTGGTCGATCGGTCATGCTCGCAGCCTAGGACGCACCGGAGCGCGCCGCGTACCTCTGGTCGCGGCGCGCTCGGGCCGGTGCGCCCTTGGTCAAGCCACCTCGATGTAGTCGAGCTCCGCGAACGCCGTCCCCTTGCCCAGCCGGATCGTGTTCCAGCCGGCCCGGAGGGTGACGTCCCTGGTGGCCTGCCGCCAGCTGTCCCAGCCGGTGACGGGATAGCTGATGGTCCCGGCCGCCGTCCCGTTCACCGTGACCGTGTGCGACGCCGGCCCGGCGGACCCGTTGGCGAAGCCGACGTGCAGCGAGTAGCTGCCGCTCGTGGGCACGTAGACGGAGCCGATCTCGACCGAGCTGTCGGCGTGGTCGATGTACGCGACGACCCTGCCGTCCGACGCCCCGTTCGCATTCTCGCGCACCGAGCAGCTGGTCAGCGTGCCGCGCTCGGCCTCGTACCGGACCCGGCTGCCGCGTACCACCGGATACCCGTTGGCCCAGCCGAGGTCGGCGACGTACATGCCGCGATCGCCCGCGGCCCGGTGCCCGTGGAAGACGAGCTTGTCGCCCCCGGCGTCGCGCAGCACGTCGGCGCCACCCGGCCCGTTCACGGCGCCGTCGAGCGACTCGGTGGTCATGAGGAAGCGGAACGCCTTGGTGTACGGGCCGGTGATCGAGCTGGCCACCGCGTAGTTCGTGCCGTACTGGTCGGTCGTGTACGGGCCGGCCGAGTAGAACAGGACGTACTGGCTGCCGACCTTGGTGATGACGGGCGCCTCGATGATGCCCGCCTCGTCGGCCCGGTCGTTGCGCAGCACCTGGGTGGCGCCGCCCTGGAACGTGATGCCGTCGGCGGCCACGCGCTGCACGTGGATCCAGGTGGTGGCGCCGATGGCGTTGCCGTCGTTCTTCCAGACCAGGTACCGGGTGCCGTCGGTGTCCACGAAGCTGGACGCGTCGATGGCGCCGCCTGCCGCCAGCGGGCACACGAGCGGCTCGCTGCCGACCGGGGCGAACGGGCCGCCGGGGGAGTTGGACAGGGCGGCGCCGATGCACTGCCGCCCGGACGCCGTGTGCCAGGCCGTGTAGTAGAGCAGGTAGCGGCCGTCGGAACGTCGGGAGACGTCGGGCGCCCAGGTGCGTCCGGTCCTCGCCCACGCGCCGAGGCTCGGCAGGGCGTCGGTGGCCTGGTACGTCCACGGCCCGTCCGGGTCGGGCGCGGTGGCCCAGGGCAGGTTCTTGCCCTCGTTCGTCGCGTACGCGTAGTAGGTGTTCCCGAACTTGGCGACGTCGGGGTCGGGAAAGTCGCGGTCGAGCACGAGGCTGGGCGCCACGGTCGCCTGGACGGAGACGTCGCCGCCCGCAGGTGCGTTGTCCGACGGCGTGGCGGTGCTCGACGGCGCGGCGGTGCT is drawn from Promicromonospora sp. Populi and contains these coding sequences:
- a CDS encoding methyltransferase domain-containing protein; its protein translation is MADWNPGAYLQYTDERSRPFTELVARVPGSPATVVDLGCGPGHLTAVLRARWPEARVTGVDASPAMIERARAADPATDYVLADLSTDDHTADLVISNAALQWVPGHRELLTTLADRAAQTFAFQVPGNHDAPSHRLLREVAARPPYADVVGPVEPRATADPAEYLDLLARPGWTVDTWETTYTHVLQGPDPVLRWISATGAQPTLQTLEAKDPALRAQFEEEFGAALRAAYPERAHGTALAFRRVFAVASRV
- a CDS encoding LLM class F420-dependent oxidoreductase yields the protein MTDRPVRIAVQLHQQHAEYGQIRDAVLRCEDAGVDIVFNWDHFFPLNGDPDGKHFECWTMLGAWAEQTERVEIGALVTGAGYRNPDLLADMARTVDHISGGRLILGLGAGWKERDYTEFGYEFGTAGSRIATFGEALPRIRARLAAGNPAPTRDIPILIGGGGEKKTLRLVAEHADIWHSFSDAQVLVRKSGILDEHGAAVGRDTKTLVERSTEVRHGSPAELAEPLVAAGATLFTLGLDVPDLDLSLTKDWVAWRDAQA
- a CDS encoding family 43 glycosylhydrolase is translated as MAAVALALGGLTTGPAAAAPWSTAAPSSTATPSDNAPAGGDVSVQATVAPSLVLDRDFPDPDVAKFGNTYYAYATNEGKNLPWATAPDPDGPWTYQATDALPSLGAWARTGRTWAPDVSRRSDGRYLLYYTAWHTASGRQCIGAALSNSPGGPFAPVGSEPLVCPLAAGGAIDASSFVDTDGTRYLVWKNDGNAIGATTWIHVQRVAADGITFQGGATQVLRNDRADEAGIIEAPVITKVGSQYVLFYSAGPYTTDQYGTNYAVASSITGPYTKAFRFLMTTESLDGAVNGPGGADVLRDAGGDKLVFHGHRAAGDRGMYVADLGWANGYPVVRGSRVRYEAERGTLTSCSVRENANGASDGRVVAYIDHADSSVEIGSVYVPTSGSYSLHVGFANGSAGPASHTVTVNGTAAGTISYPVTGWDSWRQATRDVTLRAGWNTIRLGKGTAFAELDYIEVA